TCGCCCACGGCATGCTGTGGTCCACCATGGCCCCGTACATTGCGCGGATTGTTCCTGCACACTCCATGGGGAAAGCCATGGCCGTGGTGTTCAGCGGCAACAGCATCGCCTTGGCCGTCGGAGCGCCGATTGGAACGCTGATGGGCACCGTCCTGACGTGGCGGGCTTCGTTCGTAGTCCTTGCCGGCGTTGGAGTCCTTTTGGCCTTCCTGGCGTTTTGGGTACTGCCTGCAGTGAAGGATCCGGGAAGCCACAAAGCACCCTCTTTGCGGGCTGCCCTCAAGTTGCCGGGCGTCATTGCCGTGGCCATCGCCTGGCCGTTGTTGTTGCTGGCCCATTTCGCGATCTTCACTTACATTGCCCCGTTCCTCCTTTCCTCGGGACTGCCCGAAGCGTTCACCGGCATATCCCTCTCCGTAGTGGGTGTCTCGGGGCTGGTGGGCATTTGGATTGCCGGCCTGACCGCAGACTCCTACCCACGGCGCTCGGTGATGACCGCCGTCGGGCTTCTCCTTCTGGTGTTCGCGCTCATGCCGTTCCTGGGCACCACGGCCGTGGGCGTTTTCGTTTTGATGGCGGTGTGGGGCGCAGCGTTCGGCGCGCAGGGCATCTACAACCAGGCGGCGATCCTGCGGGCCGGCGGGGAACACAAAGACGCAGCCAATGGGATCACGGTAGTGACCATCCAACTGGGCATCGCCGTGGGTGCGGGATACGGGGCCGTTGCCCTCACCACCGCGGGGGCGCAGTGGATTCCGCTGGCCGCGGCCCTGCCCACGGCCATCGCGCTGGCCATCATGATCGCCGGCAGGCGTGGCGGGTACCCGGCCGGGGGCAGGGAGATCCGCCGTTAACATCTCCGAAACATGCCGGTCACGCGATCTTCACGAAGGCGGGATTTCTGTAACTTAGCCGCAACTTAGCTCTTCTGAACCGGAAACATAGCTCACCGACTATTGATCGGGGGTTAGCAAGGGCCCGACTTCCGAGGCCCGGTTTTCGGACAGGTTTGATCAGAAGGGAACGCAGATGGAGATCTCTGCGCAACACGTCTGGCTGATGCTGGCGTCGGCAATGGTGCTTTTCATGACCCCGGGCCTCGGCCTGTTCTACGGCGGAATGACGCGCGCCAAGGCTGCCCTCAACATGATCATGATGAGCTTCATCTCCGCTGGCATCGTGGGTGTGGTGTGGGTCCTTTGGGGTTACTCCATGACCACCGGCGACGGTTTCCTGGGCCTGTTCGGAAACCCCTTCGCGCACTTCGGCCTCCAGGACCTCATCGGATCCCCGGACCTCATCAAGGCCGGCTTCGCTGCAACGTTCGCGATCATCACGGTCGCACTCATCAGCGGAGCCATCGCCGACCGGGCCAAGTTCGGCGCATGGGCCGTGTTCGTGCCGATCTGGGTGACAGTTGTCTACTGCCCCTTGGCGTACATGGTGTGGGGCGGTGGCCTCATGAGCGCAGGCGGCGCCCTGACCAGCATCTTCGGACAAGTGATCGACTTCGCCGGTGGTGCGGTGGTCGAGGTCAGTTCCGGAACCGCAGCTTTTGTCCTCGCTTTGATCGTGGGAAAGCGTCACGGCTTCGCAAAGGACCCCAACCACCGGCCGCACAACGTTCCGTTCATCATGATCGGGGCCGCCATTCTGTGGTTCGGCTGGTTCGGTTTCAACGGCGGTGCCGCGACCACCGCCGAACAGGCGGGCCTCATCTGGGTCAACACCCTGGTGACGCCGGCTGCCGCGATGCTCAGCTGGCTGGTGGTCGAAAAAGTCCGGCACGGACACCCCACTTCCCTGGGCGCCGCCTCAGGCGTGGTTGCAGGCCTGGTGGCCATCACGCCGTCGTGCGCCAACATCAGCCCGCTCGCCGCCGTCGGTTTGGGCCTGGTGGCCGGCGCGGCCTGTGCGGTGTTCGTGGACCTCAAGTACAAACTCGGCTTTGACGATTCACTGGACGTGGTGGGCGTGCACTTCGGTGCCGGCGTTATTGGAACGCTGTCCCTCGGGTTCATCGCGCTTCCCCTCGATGGGTCTGCCGGAGGCCTCTTCTACGGTGGCGGCTTCCAACAACTCGTCGCCCAGGGTGTGGCGGTACTGGTGACCATCATCCTCTCGGGCCTAGGCACGCTGGTCATCGGGCGGGCGATCCACAAGACCATCGGCTTCCGCGTCACCCACGAACACGAAGTCACCGGCGTGGACCTCACCCAGCACGCTGAGACTGCCTACGAGTTTGGCCTCACCGCCCACGGCCACTTCCGGCAGCAGCAGGCTCACCTCGCCTCCTTGCTCAAGCGCAAGCCCGGGCCGGCACCCGGTGTGGAGTCCCGGGAAGACAGCTACGTTTAGTCCCCGCCGTTCCAGAGCCGCTGCCACCAGGAACGTTTCGACGGCGGTTCGGGTTCAGGTTGCTGCGGGGCGGAAGCAGCACGCCGTTCCCGCCACCGTTCCACTTCCAACTCAACGTCCCGCAGCTTGGTAATCACGGGCGGCCCGCCCTGCAATTGGCGGCGGGCTTCGATGACGCGCTTGTTGAAGTCCTCCAGCGTCTCCCGGACTTGTTTCTCCATGAGGAACTGGTCCAGCTTGGCCTCCAGTTCCGCGTCTTCGGTGCGCAGCAGAATCGCGGGAGGACCAAGGCCGCTGATCTGTTCGCGTTGGATGAGCCCCTTGACCCACCAGTCCGGGTCGTAGCCCTTGCCGAGGCCGGGAATCGGTTTGCCGGCGTACTTGAGGTTGTCGAACTTCCCTTGGGACATCGCTTCGCGGACCAGATAGTCGGCGCGTGCAGCCTCGTTGACCTTGCGGCGTTTCTCCCTCAGCGCGTTATCCGCGTCCAGTTCAGCCCGTTCCCGGGCATCGCCCACGGAACCTCGGCCCGCCCGGAGTTCGGCAGCACGTTCCAGTCTCCGCCTGTTGTTGTGGTCGCCCATGGCACCACCGCCTCTCACGATCGTCCGTAACAGCAGGAATCGTGGTCTACTTCCCAGTATTCCCCAATGCGTCGGTGGTGAAACATGGAATCCGTGTTCCGCCACGACCCACTTTGGCCAGCGGGAGGCCCCGAAGCCGCCGGAAATGCGGCGTGTTGGAGGCACCCCTGGCTCAAAGTGGGTCGTGGCGGCACAGGTGTCGGTGGAGACGGACTAGTTGACAGCCATACTCGGATCCAGCTGCTCAATGCCTTCCGCCGTCACCAGAATGACGCGGGCGGTGCAGATGTCATAGAACAGCCCCGTGGCCTGCACCTGCCCGGAGGCCAACGCGGGTCCGGTCACGGGATGGTCGTGAAGTTTGCGCAACTGCACGGCCACGTTCACCATGCTGAGCTGATCCACGCGGTTGAACCCCTCAGCAGCTGCCGCCAAGGCAACAGGATGGCCATCAACCAGTGAACGGTAGGCCGGCCGGGCATGGTCCAGCCACGCATCAAAGCCCGAACCCAACGTAGGCGCGGGGCCCTCGGCATCCGCCAGGACAGCCTTCATCGCCCCGCAATTCGAGTGCCCGCACACCACGATCGAATCCACGGCCAACCCTTTGACGGCGAAGGCCATGACTGAATCAATCGAAGCCTCGTCATCATCGCGGCAGACCACGTTGCCGATGTTCCGGAGGGTCAGGAGGTCGCCGGGTCCACTGCTGGTGATGAGGTTGGGATTGACGCGCGAATCGACGCAGGCAATGAACAAGGTGTCAGGGTTCTGTTCCTCGGTGAGGTCCTGGACCAGTGGCCGGACTTTGTCGGCGTAGCGGCGATGGTATTTGTCGATGCCCAGGAGGATTGACCGCAGCGGCGGGTGATCGTGTCCGTCGTCGTCCGCTGTTTGATCGGCCGGCGCAGCAGGCTGCCAGGACGATCGCGGCGGGAGCGGAAACTCACGCAGGTCCTGGCGCTGCGGTGCGCTGTGGGCGGCATCGGTGAAGGCCGTGGTTCCGTGTTCTTCGATGGTGACGGTGGCCCCGGTGCTGCGCTGCTGCGCCTGCCATGCGGTGAGCGCTTCGCGGAAGGCATGGTCCAGGTAGTCGGCGTTGAGTTCCACCAGTGCGTCCTGGCCGGCGGGCACGGAGTGGAGCACCCGGTTGAGCCGCGGAAGGGCAAAAAAGCTGCAAGACCCTGCAATGGTGAGCCGCCACGGCTGGCCGTCGAGCACGGGCTGGTGGACGTGGATCTGTGCACGGAGAACCCTCCACAGGACGCACACGGCGGCCAGCGCGAGGCCGATGATGACGCCCTCCAGGAGGTTCAACGCCACAACACATACCAACGTCACGGAGTACACCAGGAGGTCGCCCGTGCGGAGGCTGGTCTTGATGTCGGCGATCTTCACGAGCTTGGCACCGATCACCAGCAGCAAGCCCGCGAGCACGGACAGGGGAATGAGCTGGATGATGCCCGCAAACAGGGCCGAGAAGAGGAGCACCCACACCCCGTGCAGGATCGCGGAGGCACGGCTCTTGCCGCCGGCTTCCACGTTCGTGGCACTGCGGACGATCACGCCGGTGACCGGGAGGCCACCCAGCATGCCGGACACCATGTTGGCTGAGCCTTGCCCCACCAGTTCACGGTTGAGGTTGGCGCGGGGTCCGGTGTGCATCTTGTCAACGGCCACCGCGGACAGCAACGACTCGATGCTCGCGATCAACGCCACGGTCATGACCGCCATGCCGACGGACAACCAATTGCCGTCCGGCAGTACCGGCAACGCCACGGCGTCGAACAGGGAGCCGCTGAAACTGACCCGCTCCACGCCGGGCGCCACCGCCACGGACACCGCAGTCACAGCAACGACGGCCGCCAGGGGGCCAGGCACTTTCCGCACCGCAGCGGGGAGGTACTTCCACGCGATCAGGACCGCCACGACCGCCAGCCCGAGCAACGCGGAGTGCAGCTCGACCCGCGTGATGGCGGCCGGCAGGCCTGCCAGGTTGTCGACTGCGGAGTCCCCCGCCTGCCCGCCCAGGAGCACGTGGAGTTGCTGCAGGATGATGGTGATTCCAATCCCCGCGAGCATGGCTTTGACCACCACCGGGGAGACCGCCAGCGCAGCGCGCCCCACGCGGCTCAGCCCCAGGAGCAACTGCACGACGCCGGCAGCAGCGGTGATTGCGCACGTCACCTGCCAGCCGAACTCGGCGATGAGCCCGGCGACCACCACCGTCAGGCCTGCTGCCGGGCCGCTCACCTGGAGGACGGAGCCGCCAAGGCTGCCGGCCACAATTCCGCCGACAGCCGCGGCGATGAGGCCGGCCATGATCGGCGCGCCAGACGCTGCGGCGATGCCGAGGGACAGCGGGAGTGCCACCAGGAAGACGACCAGCGAGGCCGGGAGATCAGCGCCCAGGCTGGCTGGAAATCGGAGCCTTTTCTGTCCTGGCGGGCTGTGGGCGTCGTTGAGGGACGTTTTGGACTTGAGGGTTGGATGCATGGGATGTTCCTTGGCTCGGGGAGTTGACGACCCCAGCGTAGGAAAACTGTCACGCCTTGTGACAAGGTTTTGTGACAGAGTTGACAAAATTAGTGAATCGGCGGCTTCATGCAGCGACAAGCGGGAACTTTTGCCTCCCCGGAAGTCGTTGAGCACCCGCCGTCGTACGATTGCGTTCGCAACCCGCCAGGTTCAGGACCCGACGGACCGGGGCTAAAGGCTCGGACCCAAAAGTAAGGCTCCTTAGGGTAGGTTGGTGGGAACCGGAAAACGGCCAATCGGCAGCTTGGAGGCATCTATGGGCGAAACCACCGAATTCCAACCAGTGCTGATCAGCTCGGAACCGGTGCAGCTCCAAGCCCTGCAACCCACGCTCGACGCCGTGCACACCCACATAGGCGATGTCCCTGCCCTGCTGGACATCGCGAAGGACATCGGACGGACTGCCCCACACCCGGGAGAGGGCAGCACCGGCAAACTGTGGGAGCTCCTGGCCTCGGTCACGGCAGTGGATGTCGCGGCGGGTCGGATCCTGGAACCCCACCTCGATGCCCTGCATATCCTCGCCCAGGCCGGGCACGACCAACCAGACGGCGCATGGGGTGTTTTCGCTGCCGAGGGTCCGGGGCAAAAACTGGAGGCCAAGAAGGATAGCGACGGCGGCTACGTCCT
The Paenarthrobacter ureafaciens genome window above contains:
- a CDS encoding MFS transporter, which translates into the protein MSGARPASGTHPASATRPGKIPWSALLVLAAAGFTAVTTELLPSGLLPQISRDLGVEESAVGSLTAAYAAIIVFTALPLSRLLAGRVPRKTLLLGTMLAFALSNVLLALSPTLAVAVGARLLGGIAHGMLWSTMAPYIARIVPAHSMGKAMAVVFSGNSIALAVGAPIGTLMGTVLTWRASFVVLAGVGVLLAFLAFWVLPAVKDPGSHKAPSLRAALKLPGVIAVAIAWPLLLLAHFAIFTYIAPFLLSSGLPEAFTGISLSVVGVSGLVGIWIAGLTADSYPRRSVMTAVGLLLLVFALMPFLGTTAVGVFVLMAVWGAAFGAQGIYNQAAILRAGGEHKDAANGITVVTIQLGIAVGAGYGAVALTTAGAQWIPLAAALPTAIALAIMIAGRRGGYPAGGREIRR
- a CDS encoding SulP family inorganic anion transporter, whose protein sequence is MHPTLKSKTSLNDAHSPPGQKRLRFPASLGADLPASLVVFLVALPLSLGIAAASGAPIMAGLIAAAVGGIVAGSLGGSVLQVSGPAAGLTVVVAGLIAEFGWQVTCAITAAAGVVQLLLGLSRVGRAALAVSPVVVKAMLAGIGITIILQQLHVLLGGQAGDSAVDNLAGLPAAITRVELHSALLGLAVVAVLIAWKYLPAAVRKVPGPLAAVVAVTAVSVAVAPGVERVSFSGSLFDAVALPVLPDGNWLSVGMAVMTVALIASIESLLSAVAVDKMHTGPRANLNRELVGQGSANMVSGMLGGLPVTGVIVRSATNVEAGGKSRASAILHGVWVLLFSALFAGIIQLIPLSVLAGLLLVIGAKLVKIADIKTSLRTGDLLVYSVTLVCVVALNLLEGVIIGLALAAVCVLWRVLRAQIHVHQPVLDGQPWRLTIAGSCSFFALPRLNRVLHSVPAGQDALVELNADYLDHAFREALTAWQAQQRSTGATVTIEEHGTTAFTDAAHSAPQRQDLREFPLPPRSSWQPAAPADQTADDDGHDHPPLRSILLGIDKYHRRYADKVRPLVQDLTEEQNPDTLFIACVDSRVNPNLITSSGPGDLLTLRNIGNVVCRDDDEASIDSVMAFAVKGLAVDSIVVCGHSNCGAMKAVLADAEGPAPTLGSGFDAWLDHARPAYRSLVDGHPVALAAAAEGFNRVDQLSMVNVAVQLRKLHDHPVTGPALASGQVQATGLFYDICTARVILVTAEGIEQLDPSMAVN
- a CDS encoding ammonium transporter; translated protein: MEISAQHVWLMLASAMVLFMTPGLGLFYGGMTRAKAALNMIMMSFISAGIVGVVWVLWGYSMTTGDGFLGLFGNPFAHFGLQDLIGSPDLIKAGFAATFAIITVALISGAIADRAKFGAWAVFVPIWVTVVYCPLAYMVWGGGLMSAGGALTSIFGQVIDFAGGAVVEVSSGTAAFVLALIVGKRHGFAKDPNHRPHNVPFIMIGAAILWFGWFGFNGGAATTAEQAGLIWVNTLVTPAAAMLSWLVVEKVRHGHPTSLGAASGVVAGLVAITPSCANISPLAAVGLGLVAGAACAVFVDLKYKLGFDDSLDVVGVHFGAGVIGTLSLGFIALPLDGSAGGLFYGGGFQQLVAQGVAVLVTIILSGLGTLVIGRAIHKTIGFRVTHEHEVTGVDLTQHAETAYEFGLTAHGHFRQQQAHLASLLKRKPGPAPGVESREDSYV
- a CDS encoding DUF1992 domain-containing protein, translated to MGDHNNRRRLERAAELRAGRGSVGDARERAELDADNALREKRRKVNEAARADYLVREAMSQGKFDNLKYAGKPIPGLGKGYDPDWWVKGLIQREQISGLGPPAILLRTEDAELEAKLDQFLMEKQVRETLEDFNKRVIEARRQLQGGPPVITKLRDVELEVERWRERRAASAPQQPEPEPPSKRSWWQRLWNGGD